From the Maioricimonas rarisocia genome, one window contains:
- a CDS encoding RNA polymerase sigma factor, which produces MHDGQRAQVVRELVESHYESLYRFAYRLSGSASDAEDLTQQAFLTAQRKLEQLRDPERARSWLLTIVRNTYLKSRRRGRFIAFSGMASPPEPTAEVLDESVLDAEELQAALDELPDDFRMPILLFYFESLSYREIADRLDVPIGTVMSRLSRGKAFLRSRLSGPDQTAHAVGASTSPR; this is translated from the coding sequence ATGCACGACGGTCAACGCGCCCAGGTCGTCCGTGAACTGGTGGAATCCCACTACGAGAGTCTGTACCGATTTGCCTATCGGCTGTCGGGATCGGCCTCTGATGCGGAAGACCTGACACAGCAGGCATTTCTGACGGCACAGCGGAAGCTGGAGCAGCTTCGGGATCCGGAGCGGGCACGCTCCTGGCTGCTGACGATCGTCCGGAATACCTACCTGAAATCCCGTCGGAGAGGGCGATTCATCGCTTTCTCCGGTATGGCGTCCCCTCCGGAACCGACCGCCGAGGTGCTCGACGAATCGGTCCTGGATGCGGAGGAACTGCAGGCGGCCCTGGACGAACTCCCGGACGACTTCCGGATGCCGATCCTGCTGTTCTACTTTGAATCACTCAGCTACAGGGAGATCGCCGATCGGCTCGACGTGCCGATCGGAACGGTGATGAGTCGGCTTTCACGCGGAAAAGCATTCCTGCGATCCCGGCTGTCCGGCCCGGATCAGACCGCGCATGCCGTCGGGGCCTCCACATCACCGCGTTGA
- a CDS encoding L-fuconate dehydratase: MPITITRAVVHDIRFPTSQHLDGSDAMNPDPDYSAAYVVLETDHPDGLAGHGMTFTIGRGNELCARAIESLSPLIVGRTFESIRDDMAGFWRHITGDSQLRWVGPEKGVIHLATAAVVNAVWDLYAKVDGKPLWRLIADMSPEQLVGCVDFRYITDAITPEEAVALLREQEAGKAERIAELERGGFPAYTTSAGWLGYSDDKLRQLCRDCLAEGWSVFKIKVGRNLEDDIRRCRIIREEIGPDRRLMIDANQVWDVDEAIEWIGHLAEFRPWFVEEPTCPDDVLGHARIAQAIAPLRVATGEHCANRILFKQFMQAEAIGVCQIDACRLGGVNEVLAVLLMAAKFGIPVCPHAGGVGLCEYVQHLSMADYVAISGRMDDRITEYAGHLHEHFLHPVVMQNGRYMPPTAPGYSIEMKPESIADYTYPAGAAWTPTPRS; the protein is encoded by the coding sequence ATGCCCATCACGATCACCCGTGCCGTCGTTCACGACATCCGCTTCCCTACCTCGCAGCACCTGGACGGGTCGGACGCCATGAATCCCGATCCGGATTATTCGGCCGCCTACGTGGTGCTGGAGACGGATCACCCGGATGGCCTGGCCGGGCACGGCATGACCTTTACGATCGGCCGCGGCAACGAGCTCTGCGCTCGGGCGATCGAATCTCTCTCGCCGTTGATCGTTGGCCGGACGTTTGAATCGATCCGCGATGACATGGCCGGCTTCTGGAGGCACATCACCGGCGACAGTCAGTTGCGATGGGTCGGGCCGGAGAAAGGCGTCATTCATCTCGCGACCGCTGCCGTCGTCAACGCCGTCTGGGACCTGTATGCCAAGGTCGACGGGAAACCGCTCTGGCGACTGATTGCGGACATGTCCCCCGAGCAGCTCGTCGGCTGCGTCGATTTCCGCTACATCACCGACGCGATTACTCCGGAGGAAGCCGTCGCGCTGCTCCGCGAACAGGAGGCCGGAAAAGCCGAACGGATCGCCGAGCTCGAGCGGGGCGGGTTTCCCGCCTACACCACGTCAGCCGGATGGCTCGGCTACTCGGATGACAAGCTGCGTCAGCTCTGCCGCGACTGCCTGGCGGAAGGCTGGTCGGTCTTCAAGATCAAGGTCGGTCGCAACCTCGAAGACGACATCCGGCGTTGCCGCATCATTCGCGAGGAAATCGGCCCGGACCGCCGCCTGATGATCGACGCGAACCAGGTGTGGGATGTCGACGAGGCGATTGAATGGATCGGTCATCTGGCCGAGTTCCGGCCCTGGTTCGTCGAGGAGCCGACCTGCCCGGATGACGTCCTCGGCCATGCACGGATCGCTCAGGCGATCGCGCCGCTACGGGTCGCCACCGGCGAGCACTGCGCGAACCGGATCCTGTTCAAGCAGTTCATGCAGGCGGAGGCGATCGGCGTCTGCCAGATCGATGCCTGCCGGCTGGGCGGCGTCAACGAAGTCCTTGCCGTCCTGCTGATGGCGGCGAAGTTCGGCATCCCTGTGTGTCCCCATGCTGGAGGAGTCGGGCTGTGCGAGTACGTGCAGCACCTGAGCATGGCGGACTACGTCGCCATCAGCGGCAGAATGGACGACCGGATCACCGAGTACGCCGGGCACCTGCACGAGCATTTCCTGCACCCCGTCGTGATGCAGAACGGCCGGTACATGCCTCCCACCGCTCCGGGGTACAGCATCGAAATGAAGCCGGAGTCGATCGCCGATTACACGTACCCGGCGGGAGCGGCCTGGACGCCAACCCCCCGTTCCTGA
- a CDS encoding sigma-54 interaction domain-containing protein has product MELDFRKDPTILSTVVDTMADGVFTVDAQGRFVAWSAGAERITGYAAADVIGKPCELLEGPNCKGFGKLAEMLAAPSPPAQGICNQECKLAARDGRELYILGNVRVLTEKDGRIAGAVGTFTDLTSFILANQKIAILEEQARSRFAFEQLVGKSEAMKQVFHRIRLAADSDVTVFVSGESGTGKELAARAIHAQSPRRDEPFIAVNCSAIPETLLESELFGHVKGAFTGAVRDKIGMFQAADKGTLFLDEIGDVSPMIQLKMLRVIQEREIRRVGDDRPLPVDVRLITATNRNLKKLVQSGEFREDFYYRIHVFEIPLPPLRERRDDIPLLVDHFIREMAAAQNKPVTGIARDAMQRMMDHDWPGNVRELRNAIEHAFVTVAGEMISLLDLPPEVRTAQSPHTGRQAAAAPPEPRPLTPQQEQERQRIIEALAETGGNRTEAARLLQTSRVTLWKKIRKYAIEG; this is encoded by the coding sequence ATGGAACTCGACTTCCGCAAAGATCCGACCATTCTGAGTACCGTCGTCGACACTATGGCCGACGGCGTGTTTACGGTCGACGCGCAGGGACGATTCGTTGCCTGGAGTGCCGGTGCCGAACGGATCACCGGCTACGCGGCCGCCGACGTGATCGGTAAACCGTGCGAGTTGCTCGAAGGTCCCAACTGCAAGGGGTTCGGCAAGCTTGCCGAGATGCTGGCCGCACCCAGTCCGCCCGCCCAGGGGATCTGCAACCAGGAATGCAAACTGGCCGCGCGGGATGGCCGCGAGCTGTACATCCTTGGCAACGTGCGTGTTCTGACCGAGAAAGACGGGCGGATCGCCGGAGCGGTCGGGACGTTTACGGACCTGACCTCCTTCATTCTTGCCAATCAGAAGATCGCGATTCTCGAAGAGCAGGCCCGCAGCCGCTTTGCGTTCGAGCAGCTTGTCGGCAAGAGCGAAGCCATGAAACAGGTGTTTCACCGCATTCGCCTTGCCGCCGACAGTGATGTGACCGTCTTTGTCAGCGGAGAATCAGGAACCGGAAAGGAACTCGCGGCCCGGGCCATTCACGCGCAGAGCCCGCGACGGGACGAACCTTTCATCGCCGTCAACTGTTCTGCGATTCCCGAAACGCTGTTGGAAAGTGAGCTGTTCGGGCACGTCAAAGGGGCATTCACCGGGGCCGTCCGCGACAAGATCGGCATGTTTCAGGCGGCCGATAAAGGGACACTCTTTCTCGATGAGATCGGTGACGTCTCGCCGATGATCCAACTGAAAATGCTTCGCGTCATCCAGGAGCGTGAAATCCGCCGGGTCGGGGATGATCGACCGCTCCCGGTTGATGTCCGCCTGATCACGGCGACCAACCGGAACCTGAAGAAACTCGTGCAGTCCGGCGAGTTTCGCGAGGACTTCTACTACCGTATCCACGTCTTCGAGATCCCGCTTCCTCCCCTGCGCGAGCGGAGGGACGATATCCCGCTGCTGGTCGATCACTTCATCCGCGAAATGGCCGCCGCGCAGAACAAACCGGTGACCGGCATCGCCCGGGACGCGATGCAGCGGATGATGGACCACGACTGGCCGGGCAATGTCCGCGAATTGCGCAATGCCATCGAGCACGCGTTCGTGACGGTCGCGGGAGAAATGATCTCGTTGCTCGATCTGCCACCGGAAGTCCGCACTGCCCAGTCTCCGCATACCGGGAGGCAGGCTGCGGCAGCTCCACCGGAACCACGTCCTTTGACGCCGCAGCAGGAACAGGAACGGCAGCGGATCATCGAGGCACTCGCCGAGACCGGTGGCAACCGGACCGAAGCGGCCAGGCTCCTGCAGACCAGTCGGGTGACGCTCTGGAAGAAGATCCGCAAGTATGCGATCGAGGGCTGA
- a CDS encoding outer membrane protein assembly factor BamB family protein, protein MRTFSFCLVLITSAAATAAEPWPEFRGPTADGHATSANLPVEWSESENVVWKTPIHGRGWSSPVIWGDRIWMTTATPEGHRLSAVCVDLKTGRVVHDFVVFEVAEPRDTKQFNSFASPTPVIEEGRAYLSWGSYGLVCLDSDSADVIWVRRDLECNHYRGPGSSPILHAGMLILHYDGYDYQYVVALDKETGNTIWRTERPHDFETDNGDHKKAYGTPLVIETPDGTQQLISPTSKGTFAYDPATGEELWRVRYKGFSTACRPLYEHGLIFISSGFSRSEILAVDPTGRGDVTDTHIRWIEKKSMPSKPSPLIVGDYLYTIDDRGVATCLEATTGEKVWQTRVGGNFSASPITAGGRLYLFSQTGKTTILAARPEYEVLAENHLDEGTMASPAVAGNALILRTDGHLYRIEDQQHAADGE, encoded by the coding sequence ATGCGCACGTTCAGTTTTTGCCTGGTTCTGATCACATCGGCCGCTGCGACGGCCGCCGAACCATGGCCCGAGTTTCGCGGCCCCACCGCGGACGGACACGCGACGTCGGCCAATCTTCCGGTCGAGTGGAGTGAATCAGAGAACGTCGTCTGGAAGACGCCGATCCATGGCCGTGGATGGTCTTCACCGGTCATCTGGGGCGATCGGATCTGGATGACGACGGCAACGCCGGAAGGACACAGACTCTCAGCGGTCTGCGTGGATCTGAAAACCGGCCGCGTCGTGCATGACTTTGTCGTCTTCGAGGTGGCGGAGCCACGCGATACGAAACAGTTCAACAGCTTTGCCTCGCCGACGCCGGTCATCGAAGAAGGGCGTGCGTATCTGAGCTGGGGAAGCTACGGGCTGGTCTGCCTGGATTCCGATTCGGCCGACGTCATCTGGGTGCGGCGGGATCTGGAGTGCAATCACTACCGGGGGCCCGGCTCGTCCCCCATTCTGCACGCCGGGATGTTGATCCTGCACTACGACGGGTATGACTACCAGTACGTGGTCGCCCTGGACAAAGAGACCGGCAACACGATCTGGCGGACCGAGCGTCCCCACGATTTCGAAACGGACAACGGCGACCACAAGAAAGCGTACGGCACACCGCTCGTCATTGAGACGCCGGACGGGACACAGCAACTCATCAGCCCGACGTCGAAGGGGACGTTTGCGTACGATCCGGCGACGGGCGAGGAACTGTGGCGGGTTCGGTACAAGGGGTTCTCGACGGCCTGCCGTCCGCTGTACGAGCACGGACTGATCTTCATCAGTTCCGGCTTCAGCAGGTCCGAGATCCTGGCGGTCGATCCGACGGGTCGGGGCGACGTGACCGATACGCACATCCGCTGGATCGAGAAGAAGTCGATGCCGTCGAAGCCGTCACCACTGATCGTCGGCGACTATCTGTACACGATCGACGACCGTGGGGTCGCCACCTGCCTGGAAGCGACGACCGGCGAGAAAGTGTGGCAGACCCGGGTGGGGGGCAACTTCTCTGCCTCGCCCATCACTGCGGGGGGACGGCTGTATCTGTTCAGTCAGACCGGCAAGACGACCATTCTTGCGGCCCGTCCCGAATACGAGGTTCTCGCGGAGAACCATCTCGACGAGGGGACGATGGCCTCACCCGCCGTGGCGGGCAATGCGCTGATCCTGCGAACCGACGGGCATCTGTACCGCATCGAGGACCAGCAGCACGCAGCGGACGGCGAATGA
- a CDS encoding DUF3379 domain-containing protein gives MNCHKALEQLDACPPELAETGDPAMQAAQLHVESCADCRELLRARRAFDVRVATAMEDVPVPDGLKDRLLQSLAEDAGGPDGQPKPVPAAAGRVDRRTFARRLIGGAVLLLMGALGLGWYVSTREVPLTLADARSRLNMLLTDAEQPLAFDALEAFDGRFDAALPEGAWNDLVVGGPRGVNINGRGGHDAAVYAIDKPGRRGVRGWLFVFAPRRIVDGPDDSVPVEANAQYLPFPNVAWTEGNRVVVCYLEQGDVSTLRARMLGTPA, from the coding sequence ATGAACTGTCATAAAGCCCTCGAACAACTCGATGCCTGTCCTCCAGAGTTGGCGGAGACAGGCGACCCGGCGATGCAGGCCGCGCAGCTACACGTGGAATCGTGCGCAGACTGTCGCGAGCTGCTGCGGGCGCGGAGGGCGTTTGACGTTCGCGTGGCCACTGCGATGGAGGACGTCCCGGTCCCGGACGGCCTCAAGGATCGACTGCTGCAGAGCCTGGCGGAGGATGCCGGCGGGCCAGACGGGCAACCGAAACCTGTTCCGGCCGCAGCAGGACGAGTGGATCGCCGTACGTTTGCCCGCCGTCTGATCGGTGGTGCGGTGCTGCTGCTGATGGGAGCTCTGGGGCTCGGATGGTACGTTTCCACCCGGGAAGTGCCGCTGACGCTGGCCGACGCCCGCTCGCGGCTCAACATGCTGCTGACCGATGCCGAGCAGCCACTCGCCTTCGATGCTCTCGAAGCATTCGACGGCCGGTTCGACGCAGCATTGCCGGAGGGAGCGTGGAACGACCTGGTCGTCGGGGGACCGCGCGGCGTGAACATCAACGGCCGCGGAGGCCACGATGCTGCCGTCTACGCGATCGACAAGCCGGGTCGGCGAGGCGTGCGGGGATGGTTGTTCGTCTTCGCTCCGCGTCGCATCGTCGACGGTCCGGACGATTCGGTCCCGGTGGAAGCGAACGCCCAGTACCTGCCGTTTCCCAACGTCGCCTGGACAGAAGGGAACCGCGTCGTCGTCTGCTACCTCGAGCAGGGGGACGTTTCGACGCTTCGCGCCCGCATGCTGGGAACGCCCGCCTGA
- a CDS encoding NAD(P)/FAD-dependent oxidoreductase, whose amino-acid sequence MTRGAETSQRVIVVGGGFAGLSIAARLAQSAVPVTLLEGAELGFEASTRNQGWLHSGGIFARDQIEMARLCLASLQQTMQFCPDCLEPHQEGMLYLFSKADTRLGPWRESWRKAGIEAIEIPAKDAIAELDGINREQVQHAFRLPDRAIRPHVLLDHLAAAAENAGAEIRVQTPVSRLLTADEAVHGVVTGDGEEIHARLVILATGALGSGQWSELGPPETGEQTEYTRVVLKTHLTSLQPQITHVPFCVVDRAGFNHMPHERTSVFGSDHWLVVSDPHDQAAQPEEIERIWREVDRFFPSAKRETFQQVKEWSGTTVQAMHVEQVEPGIAPLPTIIDHERESPRFSNLLSVYPGRATLWAQLAEQTRERALTMLGKSHAAAATPPWLHE is encoded by the coding sequence ATGACTCGCGGTGCCGAAACGTCTCAGCGTGTCATCGTTGTGGGTGGCGGCTTTGCCGGACTGTCGATTGCGGCCCGGCTGGCCCAGTCGGCCGTACCGGTCACGCTCCTGGAAGGTGCCGAGCTCGGCTTCGAGGCTTCGACACGCAATCAGGGATGGCTGCACAGTGGCGGCATCTTCGCCCGTGATCAGATCGAGATGGCGCGGCTGTGCCTGGCATCGCTGCAGCAGACAATGCAGTTCTGTCCGGACTGCCTGGAGCCCCACCAGGAAGGGATGCTGTACCTGTTCTCCAAGGCCGACACGCGGCTCGGCCCCTGGCGGGAAAGCTGGAGAAAGGCAGGGATCGAGGCAATCGAAATCCCTGCGAAGGACGCCATCGCCGAACTGGACGGCATCAACCGGGAGCAGGTGCAGCACGCATTTCGCCTGCCGGACCGCGCCATCCGCCCGCATGTTCTGCTCGATCATCTCGCCGCAGCAGCCGAGAATGCCGGGGCAGAGATCCGCGTGCAAACACCGGTCTCGCGGCTACTTACAGCGGACGAAGCTGTCCATGGTGTCGTCACCGGCGACGGCGAGGAGATTCATGCGCGCCTGGTCATTCTGGCGACCGGCGCACTCGGGTCGGGCCAGTGGAGTGAACTCGGACCTCCCGAGACCGGCGAGCAGACCGAGTACACACGCGTCGTACTGAAGACGCATCTGACATCACTGCAACCACAGATTACGCACGTACCGTTCTGCGTGGTCGATCGAGCCGGCTTCAACCATATGCCCCATGAGCGGACATCGGTATTTGGTTCAGACCACTGGCTGGTTGTCAGCGATCCCCACGATCAGGCGGCCCAGCCGGAAGAGATCGAACGGATCTGGCGGGAGGTGGACCGGTTCTTCCCGTCAGCGAAACGGGAGACGTTTCAGCAGGTGAAGGAATGGTCCGGCACGACCGTCCAGGCGATGCACGTCGAACAGGTGGAACCCGGCATTGCACCGCTTCCGACGATTATCGATCACGAGCGGGAATCCCCCCGCTTCTCCAACCTGCTGAGTGTCTATCCCGGCCGTGCAACTCTATGGGCTCAACTGGCCGAGCAGACGCGAGAACGCGCCCTGACGATGCTGGGGAAATCGCACGCAGCCGCGGCGACGCCTCCATGGCTGCATGAGTGA
- a CDS encoding 4Fe-4S dicluster domain-containing protein yields the protein MTISVEEYFQTRKDDRKKETRYINVINKDSCTSCQSCATVCPVDCIYEVASPIPGQSYHQIDTSRCIGCQMCYRSPNDSSEQYQLTICPWNAIDMLHNPNVKPDEASILQPYWQGGETELPWPKLEEFGYQLFLEGQVYLPTNREDLIEVLEWLTRPDWLFSEDGETVSIAMLELQDENKIKYVATPEGRDLLDCIYPDWHRIFMD from the coding sequence ATGACGATTTCCGTCGAGGAATACTTCCAGACCCGGAAGGATGACCGGAAAAAGGAAACCCGGTACATCAACGTCATCAACAAGGACTCGTGCACGAGCTGCCAGTCCTGTGCGACGGTCTGCCCGGTCGACTGCATCTACGAGGTCGCCAGCCCGATTCCGGGGCAGAGCTACCACCAGATCGATACGTCCCGGTGCATCGGTTGCCAGATGTGCTACCGCTCGCCCAACGACAGTTCCGAGCAGTATCAGTTGACGATCTGCCCCTGGAACGCGATCGACATGCTTCACAATCCGAATGTGAAGCCGGACGAGGCTTCGATTCTCCAGCCGTACTGGCAGGGGGGCGAAACCGAGCTTCCCTGGCCCAAGCTGGAAGAGTTCGGTTATCAGCTCTTTCTCGAAGGGCAGGTCTACCTGCCGACGAATCGCGAGGATCTCATCGAGGTCCTCGAATGGCTGACGCGGCCTGACTGGCTCTTCAGCGAAGACGGCGAGACGGTTTCGATCGCCATGCTGGAACTGCAGGACGAGAACAAGATCAAGTACGTGGCGACGCCCGAAGGGCGCGACCTGCTTGACTGCATCTACCCCGACTGGCACCGCATCTTCATGGACTGA
- a CDS encoding RNA polymerase sigma factor, whose product MSDETSVNLYYRWKSGDTDAANDIFQRYVDRLVGLVRNRMSRPIQRRVDPEDIVQSAYRVFFDKATSGEFEIRREGDLWSLMAAITVKKMLTEVRFHRAAKRSVDRDGEGRGSGLQVLSETLDAGGPPPEQTTMFFEELDAFMVSLEPLQRKVLGLRLQDWSNEQIAREIDRSTRTVRRILEEIHEALLERLR is encoded by the coding sequence ATGAGCGACGAGACCTCGGTCAACCTGTACTACCGGTGGAAGTCGGGGGACACCGATGCGGCCAACGACATCTTCCAGCGGTACGTCGACCGACTCGTGGGCCTGGTCCGCAACCGCATGTCCCGTCCGATTCAGCGTCGGGTCGATCCCGAAGACATCGTACAGTCCGCCTACCGCGTGTTTTTCGACAAGGCGACCAGCGGCGAGTTCGAGATCCGCCGCGAAGGAGATCTGTGGAGCCTGATGGCCGCCATTACGGTCAAGAAGATGCTGACGGAGGTGCGGTTTCATCGAGCCGCCAAGCGGAGCGTCGATCGGGATGGTGAGGGACGGGGAAGCGGTTTGCAGGTTCTCAGCGAGACGCTCGATGCCGGCGGCCCTCCTCCCGAACAGACGACGATGTTCTTCGAGGAACTCGACGCCTTCATGGTGAGTCTCGAGCCGCTGCAGCGGAAGGTGCTCGGCCTGCGGCTGCAGGACTGGTCGAACGAACAGATTGCCCGCGAGATCGATCGATCGACCCGCACGGTTCGCCGGATTCTCGAAGAGATCCACGAGGCACTACTGGAACGGCTTCGCTAG
- a CDS encoding universal stress protein, producing MKILLATDGSSHAQAAESLLQALPVPADSELSLISVLEAPPWRSEAASEHAALRQELAGYRREVEERLDREVGALQSRFASVTSEVREGHVVEQICAAAGEQNANLIVAGARGGSRIPRWLVGGTTDKLARHAPCDVLVVRPGEKDGATPNTLRRILVAIDGSPSSRGAVERLASLPLEDDCEVIVFQVLAVVRSFRMDILEESSDLWEAERRQAHEDLAWAAERLRNVTPNVKTVLHEAEYVSDEILTLAQQKSVDLIVVGHQGRSRVTQFLLGSVSAAVLRHAGCSVWIVRSEEPATA from the coding sequence ATGAAGATCCTGCTCGCCACTGACGGTTCCTCACACGCGCAGGCAGCAGAGTCGTTGCTGCAGGCGTTGCCGGTGCCTGCCGACAGTGAACTTTCCCTGATCTCGGTGCTGGAAGCTCCGCCGTGGCGCAGCGAGGCGGCCAGCGAACATGCGGCGTTGCGACAGGAACTGGCCGGCTATCGGCGCGAGGTCGAAGAACGTCTCGATCGGGAAGTGGGAGCGCTGCAGAGCCGTTTCGCGTCGGTCACCAGCGAAGTCCGGGAGGGACACGTCGTCGAGCAGATCTGCGCCGCGGCAGGCGAGCAGAACGCGAATCTGATCGTCGCGGGCGCCCGCGGCGGGTCGCGGATTCCCCGCTGGCTGGTCGGAGGGACCACAGACAAGCTCGCGCGTCACGCGCCGTGTGACGTTCTGGTCGTGCGTCCCGGCGAAAAAGACGGGGCAACGCCGAACACTCTTCGCCGCATATTGGTGGCGATCGACGGTTCTCCCTCGTCCCGCGGTGCGGTCGAACGGCTCGCGTCGCTTCCCCTGGAAGATGACTGCGAAGTGATCGTGTTTCAGGTGCTTGCCGTCGTGCGGTCATTCCGCATGGACATCCTCGAAGAGAGCAGCGACCTGTGGGAAGCGGAGCGGCGACAGGCGCACGAAGATCTCGCATGGGCCGCCGAACGCCTGCGGAACGTGACACCAAACGTCAAAACCGTTCTGCACGAAGCCGAGTACGTTTCCGACGAAATCCTCACACTCGCCCAGCAGAAATCCGTCGACCTGATCGTCGTCGGTCACCAGGGACGCAGCCGCGTCACTCAGTTTCTGCTGGGAAGTGTCTCGGCGGCCGTGCTGAGACATGCCGGGTGTTCCGTCTGGATCGTCCGGTCCGAAGAGCCTGCCACCGCCTGA
- a CDS encoding DUF1501 domain-containing protein — protein MDPRREYELLQTRRHFFGRTATGIGGAALASLLSPQAFAAPSSSPEKAGILGEPHFAPKAKRVVYLFMSGAPSQMDLFDYKPEMDEWFDKDLPDSIRQGQRLTTMTSGQKRFPIAPSKFKFAQHGQSGAWVSELMPHTASIADDLCFVKSVHTEAINHDPAITYIQTGDQRPGRPSMGAWLSYGLGTMNRDLPAFVVLHSTWTGRRSAQALYERLWGTGFLPSRHAGVSLRSQGDPVLFLSNPPGVDQSARRQMLDALATLNERTYEQIGDPEINTRIAQYEMAYRMQSSVPELMDFSDESKDTLEMYGPEVSTPGTFSANCLLARRLLERNVRFVQIFIRGWDQHGSLPKDITNQCRDVDQGQAALVKDLKQRGLLEDTLVIWGGEFGRTIYCQGGLTRENYGRDHHPRCFTMWMAGGGIKPGITYGKTDEFSYNVVENPVHIHDLNATILHNLGIDHKRLTYRFQGRDFRLTDVHGNIVHDILA, from the coding sequence ATGGATCCTCGACGCGAATACGAACTGCTGCAGACGCGCAGGCACTTTTTTGGCCGGACGGCCACCGGCATTGGTGGGGCGGCTTTGGCGTCGCTGCTCAGCCCACAGGCATTCGCTGCTCCTTCGAGCAGTCCAGAGAAGGCAGGCATTCTCGGCGAGCCGCACTTCGCACCGAAAGCGAAACGGGTCGTCTACCTGTTCATGTCCGGCGCGCCGTCGCAGATGGACCTGTTCGACTACAAGCCGGAAATGGACGAGTGGTTCGACAAGGACCTGCCCGACTCGATCCGGCAGGGGCAGCGTCTGACGACGATGACCTCCGGTCAGAAGCGATTCCCCATTGCCCCGTCGAAGTTCAAGTTCGCCCAACACGGACAGTCCGGGGCGTGGGTCAGCGAACTGATGCCGCACACCGCTTCGATCGCGGATGACCTCTGCTTCGTCAAATCGGTTCACACCGAGGCGATCAATCACGACCCGGCGATCACGTACATTCAGACCGGTGACCAGCGACCCGGCCGGCCTTCGATGGGAGCCTGGCTCTCGTACGGTCTGGGAACGATGAACCGGGACCTGCCGGCCTTTGTGGTCCTGCATTCGACCTGGACCGGCCGCCGCAGTGCCCAGGCGCTGTACGAGCGTTTGTGGGGAACCGGTTTTCTCCCGTCGCGGCACGCCGGCGTTTCGCTCCGCTCGCAGGGAGACCCCGTGCTGTTCCTGTCCAATCCCCCGGGAGTGGACCAATCGGCACGGCGGCAGATGCTCGATGCTCTGGCAACGCTCAACGAGCGGACGTACGAGCAGATCGGCGATCCGGAAATCAACACCCGCATCGCGCAGTACGAAATGGCGTACCGGATGCAGTCGTCGGTGCCGGAACTGATGGACTTCTCCGACGAGTCGAAGGACACGCTGGAGATGTACGGGCCGGAGGTATCGACGCCGGGCACGTTTTCGGCGAATTGTCTGCTGGCCCGCCGGCTGCTCGAGCGGAACGTGCGCTTCGTGCAGATTTTCATCCGGGGCTGGGACCAGCACGGTTCACTCCCGAAAGACATCACCAACCAGTGCCGCGACGTCGACCAGGGACAGGCGGCCCTCGTGAAGGATCTCAAGCAGCGGGGTCTGCTCGAAGACACGCTGGTCATCTGGGGCGGGGAATTCGGCCGGACGATCTACTGTCAGGGGGGCCTGACCCGCGAGAACTACGGCCGCGACCACCACCCGCGGTGCTTCACGATGTGGATGGCTGGCGGTGGGATCAAACCGGGAATCACGTACGGCAAAACGGACGAGTTCAGCTACAACGTCGTCGAGAATCCGGTGCATATTCACGACCTGAACGCGACGATCCTGCACAACCTGGGGATCGACCACAAGCGGCTCACTTACCGCTTTCAGGGCAGGGACTTCCGTCTGACGGACGTCCACGGCAACATCGTCCACGACATCCTTGCGTAG